A window from Corynebacterium singulare encodes these proteins:
- the msrA gene encoding peptide-methionine (S)-S-oxide reductase MsrA, with product MFLYKPEPKLVSKEQALPGRAEPILDNPQPHAVLGTPITGPWKEGQKSLIIAIGCFWGAEKMYWETEGVESTSVGYAGGITPNPTYYEVCRGLTNHAEAVQITYDPERVSLRDLVVKALEAHDPTQGFRQGNDVGTQYRSAFYPETEEERAEIQQLVDSYAAKLVAAGFGATTTDVTLLSETEAGEYYLAEDEHQQYLHKVPNGYCPHHSTGVKCG from the coding sequence ATGTTCCTCTACAAGCCCGAACCGAAGCTCGTTTCCAAGGAGCAAGCCCTCCCCGGCCGGGCGGAGCCCATCCTGGACAACCCGCAGCCCCACGCCGTGCTGGGCACACCTATCACTGGCCCGTGGAAGGAGGGACAGAAGTCCCTCATCATCGCCATCGGTTGTTTCTGGGGTGCGGAAAAGATGTACTGGGAGACCGAAGGCGTGGAGTCCACCTCCGTGGGATACGCCGGTGGAATCACCCCGAACCCCACCTATTACGAGGTCTGCCGCGGGCTGACTAACCACGCAGAAGCCGTCCAGATTACCTACGACCCAGAGCGCGTAAGCTTGCGCGACCTCGTCGTGAAGGCCTTGGAGGCCCACGATCCGACTCAGGGTTTTCGCCAAGGCAACGATGTGGGAACCCAGTACCGCTCTGCCTTCTATCCAGAGACGGAGGAGGAGCGCGCGGAGATCCAGCAGCTGGTGGATTCCTACGCCGCCAAGCTTGTCGCCGCCGGCTTCGGCGCCACGACTACCGACGTCACCCTGCTCAGTGAAACGGAGGCTGGTGAGTACTACTTGGCCGAGGATGAGCACCAGCAATACCTTCACAAGGTGCCCAACGGCTACTGCCCGCACCACAGCACTGGTGTGAAGTGCGGCTAG
- a CDS encoding superoxide dismutase — protein sequence MAVYELPELDYAYDALEPHISAEIMELHHSKHHAGYVAGANAALEALEEQRNGEANADAIRALSKNLAFNLGGHANHSIFWKNLSPNGGGEPTGDLAEAINRDFGSFEKFKAHFSAVATGLQGSGWAVLGYDHIAGRLVIEQLTDQQGNISVNFTPLLMLDMWEHAFYLQYKNVKADYVKAVWNVFNWEDVAERYAAATK from the coding sequence ATGGCTGTTTACGAACTTCCGGAACTCGACTACGCATACGACGCACTGGAGCCGCACATCTCCGCTGAGATCATGGAGCTGCACCACTCCAAGCACCACGCTGGCTACGTTGCTGGCGCTAACGCTGCGCTTGAGGCTCTGGAGGAGCAGCGCAACGGCGAGGCTAACGCTGATGCCATCCGCGCGCTGTCCAAGAACCTGGCCTTCAACCTGGGTGGCCACGCCAACCACTCCATCTTCTGGAAGAACCTTTCCCCGAACGGTGGCGGCGAGCCGACCGGTGACCTGGCTGAGGCTATTAACCGCGACTTCGGGTCCTTCGAGAAGTTCAAGGCTCACTTCTCCGCTGTTGCTACCGGCCTGCAGGGCTCCGGTTGGGCAGTTCTGGGCTACGACCACATTGCTGGCCGCCTGGTTATTGAGCAGCTCACCGATCAGCAGGGCAACATCTCCGTGAACTTCACCCCGCTGCTCATGCTGGATATGTGGGAGCACGCTTTCTACCTCCAGTACAAGAACGTGAAGGCTGATTACGTCAAGGCAGTCTGGAACGTCTTCAACTGGGAGGACGTTGCTGAGCGTTACGCTGCTGCCACCAAGTAA
- a CDS encoding replication protein RepA, with protein sequence MTVQSDDGVHARGANTQILDAWNLWFDARDPNQGSFMESELVLTNRFFRHVAESPIPIDLNVLRQLNRLKRPGFSSV encoded by the coding sequence ATCACCGTCCAAAGCGATGATGGAGTGCACGCTCGAGGTGCAAACACTCAAATCTTGGATGCCTGGAACCTTTGGTTTGACGCGCGCGACCCAAACCAAGGCAGCTTCATGGAATCAGAGTTGGTTTTAACGAACCGGTTCTTCCGCCATGTAGCTGAATCCCCCATCCCTATCGACCTCAATGTATTGCGCCAGCTCAACAGACTGAAGCGTCCTGGGTTTAGTTCCGTCTGA